One Panicum virgatum strain AP13 chromosome 9K, P.virgatum_v5, whole genome shotgun sequence genomic region harbors:
- the LOC120650510 gene encoding pentatricopeptide repeat-containing protein At1g09900-like, with amino-acid sequence MLTSSLPPPTIPGSTKPAAAPKPPKLRPAALSASAPAPAPAPAAAPADAAGAGGRLSALIRSLCAAGRTAEAARALSAAGPGAGIVAYNAMVAGYCRAGQLPAARRLAAAVPVPPNAYTYFPVVRALCARGRIADALAVLDEMPRRGCAPIPPMHHVILEAACRGGGFRSAVRVLGALHDRGCELDAGNFNLVLNAICDQGSVDEAVRLLRDLPSFGCQPDVVSYNAVLKGLCMAKRWGDVEDLMEEMVRVDCPPNIVTFNTLIGYLCRNGLFERVHEVLAQMAEHRCTPDIRMYATIIDGICKEGHLEVAHEILSRMPSYGLKPNVVCYNTVLKGLCGAEQWEEAEELLAEMFDKDCPLDDVTFNILIDFFCQNELVDRVIELLEQMLEHGCMPDVITYTTVINGFCKEGLIDEAVMLLKSMAACGCKPNTISYTIVLKGLCSAERWVDAEELMSQMIQQGCAPNPVTFNTLINFLCKKGMVEQAIELLKQMLVNGCSPDLISYSTVIDGLGKAGKTNEALELLNVMVKKGMSPNTIIYSSIASALSREGRISKVIQMLDSIQDATIRSDAVLYNAVISSLCKRGETDRAIEFLAYMVSSGCMPNESTYTILIRGLASEGFVKEAQEMLSELCSKGALRKHLMKHFGIV; translated from the coding sequence ATGCTCACCTCGTCGCTCCCGCCGCCCACCATCCCGGGCTCCACCaagcccgccgcggcgcccaaGCCCCCCAAGCTCAGGCCCGCCGcactctccgcctccgcccccgcccccgcccccgcccccgccgcggcgcccgccgaCGCGGCCGGGGCCGGCGGCCGCCTCTCGGCGCTCATCCGCTCGCTCTGCGCCGCGGGCCGCACCGCGGAGGCCGCGCGGGCGCTGTCCGCGGCGGGGCCCGGCGCGGGCATCGTCGCCTACAACGCCATGGTGGCGGGCTACTGCCGCGCGGGCCAGctgcccgccgcgcgccgcctcgccgccgcggtgcccGTCCCGCCCAACGCCTACACCTACTTCCCCGTCGTGCGGGCGCTCTGCGCGCGGGGCCGCATCGCCGACGCGCTCGCGGTGCTCGACGAGATGCCCCGCCGCGGCTGCGCGCCCATCCCGCCCATGCACCACGTCATCCTCGAGGCCGcctgcaggggcggcggcttcCGGAGCGCCGTCCGGGTCCTCGGGGCGCTCCACGACAGGGGCTGCGAGCTCGACGCCGGCAACTTCAACCTCGTCCTCAACGCCATCTGCGACCAGGGGTCCGTGGACGAGGCCGTCCGGCTCCTCCGGGACCTGCCGTCCTTCGGGTGCCAGCCCGACGTGGTGAGTTACAACGCGGTGCTCAAGGGCCTGTGCATGGCCAAGCGGTGGGGCGACGTGGAGGACCTCATGGAGGAGATGGTGAGGGTCGACTGCCCGCCCAACATCGTCACCTTCAACACCCTGATTGGGTACTTGTGCCGGAACGGGCTGTTCGAGCGCGTGCACGAGGTGCTCGCGCAAATGGCGGAGCACAGGTGCACGCCGGACATCAGGATGTACGCGACCATCATCGATGGGATCTGCAAGGAGGGGCACCTCGAGGTTGCGCATGAGATTTTGAGCAGGATGCCGTCATATGGGCTGAAGCCCAATGTCGTTTGCTACAACACCGTGCTCAAGGGCTTGTGCGGTGCCGAGCAGTGGGAGGAAGCTGAGGAGTTGCTGGCTGAGATGTTTGACAAGGATTGCCCGCTTGATGATGTCACGTTCAACATACTTATTGATTTCTTCTGCCAGAATGAGCTGGTCGACAGGGTGATCGAACTTCTGGAGCAGATGTTGGAGCATGGATGTATGCCAGACGTCATCACATACACTACAGTGATCAATGGCTTCTGCAAAGAAGGGCTTATCGACGAAGCTGTCATGTTGTTGAAAAGTATGGCAGCCTGCGGGTGCAAGCCGAATACCATAAGCTATACTATTGTGCTCAAGGGTTTGTGCAGCGCGGAACGATGGGTGGATGCAGAGGAGCTGATGTCTCAAATGATTCAGCAAGGTTGTGCTCCAAATCCTGTTACGTTCAATACGCTCATCAATTTCTTGTGTAAAAAGGGGATGGTTGAGCAGGCCATAGAACTTCTTAAGCAGATGCTAGTGAATGGATGCAGTCCTGACCTGATTAGTTACAGCACAGTGATTGATGGGCTCGGCAAGGCTGGCAAGACGAATGAAGCATTGGAGCTGTTAAATGTGATGGTCAAAAAAGGGATGAGTCCAAACACAATTATTTATTCATCAATAGCTTCTGCTCTCTCCAGAGAAGGCAGAATCAGCAAGGTTATTCAGATGCTTGACAGCATCCAAGATGCCACAATAAGGTCCGATGCAGTGCTCTACAATGCAGTTATTTCGTCGCTCTGCAAAAGAGGGGAAACAGATCGTGCTATTGAGTTTTTGGCTTATATGGTGTCCAGTGGATGCATGCCCAACGAATCAACCTACACTATACTTATTCGGGGCTTAGCAAGTGAGGGATTTGTGAAGGAGGCACAGGAGATGCTGAGTGAGTTGTGCTCCAAAGGTGCTCTAAGAAAGCACTTGATGAAGCATTTCGGCATTGTATAA
- the LOC120650509 gene encoding RNA-binding protein L-like isoform X2, producing the protein MMQPPPPAQQQQLWAMAPPPPPQYYQAGHPPPPPPQFYQAGPPPPAMWAPAPAPSGGAGGDEARTLWIGDLQYWMDENYLYSCFSQAGEVISVKIIRNKQTGQPEGYGFIEFGNHALAEQVLQNYNGQMMPNGNQPFKLNWATSGAGEKRGDDGSDYTIFVGDLASDVTDFILQDTFKSRYPSVKGAKVVFDRTTGRSKGYGFVKFGDLDEQTRAMTEMNGQYCSSRPMRLGPASNKKNTGGQQQPPSATYQNTQGPDSDNDLNNTTVFVGGLDPSVTDELLRQTFSPYGELLYVKIPVGKRCGFVQYSNRASAEEAIRVLNGTQLGGQSVRLSWGRSPANKQPQQEQNQWSSGYYGYPQGYDPYGYARPPQDPAMYAYTAYPGYGNYQQQPPQQPPPQQ; encoded by the exons AtgatgcagccgccgccgccggcacagcAGCAACAGCTATGGGCAAtggcgcccccgcccccgccgcagtACTATCAGGCGGGGCAccccccaccgccgcccccgcaGTTCTACCAGGCGgggcctccgccgcccgccatgtg ggcgcccgcgccggcacCGTCCGGAGGTGCCGGAGGGGACGAGGCCAGGACCCTCTGGATCGGGGACCTGCAGTACTGGATGGACGAGAACTACCTCTACAGCTGCTTCTCCCAGGCCGGCGAG GTTATTTCGGTGAAGATAATTCGGAACAAGCAGACTGGGCAACCTGAGGGTTATGGTTTTATTGAATTTGGCAACCATGCTTTAGCTGAACAAGTTCTCCAGAATTATAATGGCCAAATGATGCCTAATGGTAACCAACCTTTCAAATTGAATTGGGCTACAAGTGGGGCTGGTGAGAAACGTGGAGATGATGGTTCAGATTATACTATATTTGTTGGGGATCTAGCCTCGGATGTTACAGATTTCATTCTACAAGATACGTTCAAGAGTCGTTATCCATCAGTTAAGGGTGCAAAAGTTGTGTTTGACAGAACTACCGGCCGCTCAAAAGGCTATGGTTTTGTTAAATTTGGAGATTTGGATGAACAGACACGAGCAATGACTGAAATGAATGGACAATACTGTTCTAGCAGGCCCATGCGCCTTGGACCAGCATCCAACAAGAAGAATACTGGTGGACAACAACAGCCACCAAGTG CTACATACCAGAATACACAAGGACCTGATTCTGACAATGATCTAAACAATACTACT GTATTTGTTGGTGGTCTTGACCCGAGTGTGACTGATGAGCTTCTGAGGCAAACCTTCAGTCCATATGGAGAGCTTCTCTATGTCAAAATACCTGTAGGAAAGCGCTGTGGATTTGTCCAATATTCTAACAG GGCATCAGCTGAGGAGGCCATAAGGGTGCTAAATGGAACCCAGTTAGGAGGTCAGAGTGTAAGACTCTCATGGGGTCGTAGCCCTGCAAACAAGCAG CCTCAGCAAGAGCAGAACCAATGGAGCAGCGGCTACTATGGGTATCCCCAAGGATACGATCCATATGGTTATGCTCGGCCTCCTCAAGATCCTGCCATGTATGCTTATACAGCATATCCAGGGTATGGAAATTACCAGCAGCAGCCACCACAGCAGCCCCCACCACAACAG TAA
- the LOC120650509 gene encoding RNA-binding protein L-like isoform X1 has translation MMQPPPPAQQQQLWAMAPPPPPQYYQAGHPPPPPPQFYQAGPPPPAMWGQPPPQAAPAPAPAPAPSGGAGGDEARTLWIGDLQYWMDENYLYSCFSQAGEVISVKIIRNKQTGQPEGYGFIEFGNHALAEQVLQNYNGQMMPNGNQPFKLNWATSGAGEKRGDDGSDYTIFVGDLASDVTDFILQDTFKSRYPSVKGAKVVFDRTTGRSKGYGFVKFGDLDEQTRAMTEMNGQYCSSRPMRLGPASNKKNTGGQQQPPSATYQNTQGPDSDNDLNNTTVFVGGLDPSVTDELLRQTFSPYGELLYVKIPVGKRCGFVQYSNRASAEEAIRVLNGTQLGGQSVRLSWGRSPANKQPQQEQNQWSSGYYGYPQGYDPYGYARPPQDPAMYAYTAYPGYGNYQQQPPQQPPPQQ, from the exons AtgatgcagccgccgccgccggcacagcAGCAACAGCTATGGGCAAtggcgcccccgcccccgccgcagtACTATCAGGCGGGGCAccccccaccgccgcccccgcaGTTCTACCAGGCGgggcctccgccgcccgccatgtggggccagccgccgccgcaggcggcgccagctccggcgcccgcgccggcacCGTCCGGAGGTGCCGGAGGGGACGAGGCCAGGACCCTCTGGATCGGGGACCTGCAGTACTGGATGGACGAGAACTACCTCTACAGCTGCTTCTCCCAGGCCGGCGAG GTTATTTCGGTGAAGATAATTCGGAACAAGCAGACTGGGCAACCTGAGGGTTATGGTTTTATTGAATTTGGCAACCATGCTTTAGCTGAACAAGTTCTCCAGAATTATAATGGCCAAATGATGCCTAATGGTAACCAACCTTTCAAATTGAATTGGGCTACAAGTGGGGCTGGTGAGAAACGTGGAGATGATGGTTCAGATTATACTATATTTGTTGGGGATCTAGCCTCGGATGTTACAGATTTCATTCTACAAGATACGTTCAAGAGTCGTTATCCATCAGTTAAGGGTGCAAAAGTTGTGTTTGACAGAACTACCGGCCGCTCAAAAGGCTATGGTTTTGTTAAATTTGGAGATTTGGATGAACAGACACGAGCAATGACTGAAATGAATGGACAATACTGTTCTAGCAGGCCCATGCGCCTTGGACCAGCATCCAACAAGAAGAATACTGGTGGACAACAACAGCCACCAAGTG CTACATACCAGAATACACAAGGACCTGATTCTGACAATGATCTAAACAATACTACT GTATTTGTTGGTGGTCTTGACCCGAGTGTGACTGATGAGCTTCTGAGGCAAACCTTCAGTCCATATGGAGAGCTTCTCTATGTCAAAATACCTGTAGGAAAGCGCTGTGGATTTGTCCAATATTCTAACAG GGCATCAGCTGAGGAGGCCATAAGGGTGCTAAATGGAACCCAGTTAGGAGGTCAGAGTGTAAGACTCTCATGGGGTCGTAGCCCTGCAAACAAGCAG CCTCAGCAAGAGCAGAACCAATGGAGCAGCGGCTACTATGGGTATCCCCAAGGATACGATCCATATGGTTATGCTCGGCCTCCTCAAGATCCTGCCATGTATGCTTATACAGCATATCCAGGGTATGGAAATTACCAGCAGCAGCCACCACAGCAGCCCCCACCACAACAG TAA